The Neospora caninum Liverpool complete genome, chromosome X genome includes a region encoding these proteins:
- a CDS encoding SRS domain-containing protein, which translates to MELRENPTDGKLWGNSACTKAIDAASLTFKPPPSNTKGSDVQQTYSLELKENLPTYPFTVYFSCVKKPTDHGSGRVTASGPANSCLIQVSVLPTEPVPAPETNVCREGQISVAVTSDTKTVTFGCDKDAILKPALLDHVLIEKAPQSEGDQRTATEKEVVLQDLVPNSSLVATDQAATAAYTLSCPDLPASAQNFFYKCASSTTGGISKGGQKECKVLVTVEQNPDPSATTTPPPSSGVQRGVMSSACMIVSISFAALVAGKWF; encoded by the exons ATGGAGCTGCGAGAAAATCCAACGGACGGGAAACTATGGGGAAATTCCGCCTGCACTAAGGCAATAGATGCGGCGTCACTCACTTTCAAACCGCCACCGTCCAATACGAAGGGCTCCGACGTACAACAGACCTACAGCCTCGAACTAAAGGAGAACTTGCCGACGTATCCGTTCACAGTTTACTTTTCTTGCGTTAAGAAACCTACAGACCACGGTTCTGGGCGTGTTACAGCATCCGGTCCTGCAAACTCTTGCTTAATTCAagtctctgttctccctaCAGAACCGGTGCCAGCCCCTGAAACAA ATGTATGCAGGGAAGGACAAATCTCCGTAGCGGTCACCTCCGATACCAAAACCGTCACTTTCGGATGTGATAAGGACGCAATCCTTAAACCTGCGCTCCTGGACCATGTGCTCATTGAGAAAGCGCCTCAGAGTGAAGGCGATCAGCGAACCGCTACAGAAAAGGAGGTTGTCTTGCAGGATCTCGTCCCGAATAGTAGTCTGGTCGCAACTGACCAAGCAGCAACAGCTGCTTATACGCTGTCTTGCCCAGATTTGCCTGCATCTGCACAGAACTTCTTTTATAAATGTGCGTCGTCCACCACAGGCGGCATATCCAAGGGAGGCCAAAAGGAATGTAAAGTCCTTGTCACAGTCGAACAGAACCCCGATCCATCAGCGACCACGACGCCGCCACCGTCCAGTGGTGTACAGCGGGGCGTTATGAGCAGCGCCTGTATGATTGTGTCTATTTCTTTTGCAGCGCTGGTCGCTGGGAAATGGTTCTAA